The sequence below is a genomic window from Rhodococcus sp. 4CII.
GGGATTCTCGCAGATCCGATACATCGCACCAATAGTGCTCTTCCGCAACATCTTGCTGATCGGCTGGCGACGACTCGCATCCTGCCGACCGCGCAGCACCCGGCACCCAACAATACCTTCGACCTTTCGGGAGTTGCTCCCGCACAACCTGATACAGCCCTTCCTGGAGAGGCGTCCCGGGTCCGCGCGGCTACAGAGTCGGGGACTCGAACCCGAGCGCCGAGAAGGCAACCGGCCCTCCGTCGGCGCCCCTGCTCACCCCAACGACCGGCAGCCCACGATTTCCGCAGACCCGCGGTGACGGACAATGCCAGAAACTAGTAGCGAGTATTAGATACATTGGCAACAGATGAGAGCCCGATCAGCAGCGTGGAATCGCCCATCAACAGCAGCGTGGAGACGATGAGAGTGTCAGTCAACGGTCGCCTCCATCGGTGAGAGGCCTTTGCGAAGGACCGTCCGCTGCACCTTGCCACTCGGGGTCTTCGGGAGCGCTGTGACGAACTCGATGCGTCGTGGGTAGGCGTGGGTGGCGTACTCCTTCTTGACCCAGTCCTGTAGCTCCTTGAGCAGTTCCTCGCCTGCGACTGTTTCGGGGGTGACCACGACGAACGCCTGGATCACCTCGCCTCGCATCTCGTCCGGCGCAGCGACTACGGCGCACTCCTGGACGGCCGGGTGCGTGCCGAGGGCGCTTTCGACGTCGAAGGGGCCGATCCGGTAGCCGGCCATCAGGATCACGTCGTCGTCGCGCGAGGAAAAGTGGATGAGGCCGGTCTCATCGATGGTGACCAGGTCGCCGCTGAGGTAGTACTCTCCATCACTGCTGAACCGGTCACCCCGGTTCGAGCGGTCGGCGCCATATCCAGTGAAGGTGAAGAACGGGCTGCCGGGAATGCTGACGGCCAGCCGTCCGACCTCGCCCGTAGGGGCGGGGGCGTCCTCATGCAGGCTCAGCGCAGTCAGTGACCACCCTGGGAAGTTGCGGCCCATCGTTGCAGCTTCCACGGGGATCGCCGCTTCCGGATGGTGAGGGAATCCGGCGGGCATGCCGACCTCGGTCTGCCCGAAGTGGTCGTGGATCTGCAAACCCCATTCCTGCTCGGCCCATGCAAAGACGTCGGGCGTCAGGGGCTCTCCCGCGCTCGAGAGACGCTGCAAGCGGGGAAGTTTCGCTCGCGTACTGCTGACCCGCAGGCCTCGGAAGAGGGTTGGTGCTGCGGCGAGGTCGGTGACCTCGAGGTCTTCGAGCACCCGCCAGGTCGTGTCGGCGTCGAACTTGGCGGTACAGATGATGTTGGTCAGTCCTGCACACATCGGCGCGACCACTCCTGCATACAGGCCGTAGGCCCAGCCGGGGTCGGCGGCGTTGAAGTAGACGGCTGAACTGTCCACCCCGAGTCCGATCTCGAGGTAGGCCTGCCAGCTGGCGGCGTACGAGAGCGGATGGACAACAGTCTTCGGTTTGCCGGTCGTCCCCGAGGTGAACATGTGGGTGAGTTCGACGTCGGGTCCGGTCGGCGCCGCGCCGTCCCAGGGCTCGGCCGCGGCCAGCTCCCGGGCGAGGTTTCTGCCTCCGGTGGGCGCAGCGGCGTCCGGCCCGACCCCGGCGACGAGGCGGGTGCGGTCAGTCGGGACCTTGCCGAACTGATCGGTATCGGTGACAACGACCGAGACCTCGCCCCGGTCGAGTCTGTCGGCGACGGCCGACGCCGCGAACGCCGTGAAGAGCGGTGTGTACACCGCTCCGAGGCGCCAAATACCCAAGATGACCGCCGGCAGGTCGACATGTTTGCCCATGAGCGTCGCCACTCGGTCGCCGGGTCCTACGCCGTGACTACTCAGCACGGATGCGACCTTGCGCGACCTTGCTGCCAGGTCGCCGAAGGTGACGACTGTCTCGGCGAGGTCTGCATCCACGAAGCGGAACACCACCGAATCAGCCGGGTGGCGGTCGCACATGAGGTCCGGCGCCGAGGCGTCGGGAGAGGTGAACGCGCCGAGGATCTCAGCGACACGGACATCCGGGTGAGCAGACATGGCTCCTCCTCAAAAGATGGGATCGCCGCCGCCGATCCGCTCCTGCTCGGAGCGAAGCCACGGCGAGATGGTGCGGACCGCGAACGGCGTACGCGGTGGTGATGATCCCCGATGTGTCCGGTCGACCTCCCGAGCCCAATTTCGCGGCACGCGGCGGCCAGACTCGAGCCCTGCGTTATGAGCTCGAAAAACCGACGTCATGGGTCAGGGCCGGTGGAAATTCGACGAGACGACATACGAGACCCCAAAGATGCGCAGTACGTCAGATCATGTCGTTACCGCTGGCGGTGTAGGGAGGTATGCGCTG
It includes:
- a CDS encoding AMP-binding protein, with product MSAHPDVRVAEILGAFTSPDASAPDLMCDRHPADSVVFRFVDADLAETVVTFGDLAARSRKVASVLSSHGVGPGDRVATLMGKHVDLPAVILGIWRLGAVYTPLFTAFAASAVADRLDRGEVSVVVTDTDQFGKVPTDRTRLVAGVGPDAAAPTGGRNLARELAAAEPWDGAAPTGPDVELTHMFTSGTTGKPKTVVHPLSYAASWQAYLEIGLGVDSSAVYFNAADPGWAYGLYAGVVAPMCAGLTNIICTAKFDADTTWRVLEDLEVTDLAAAPTLFRGLRVSSTRAKLPRLQRLSSAGEPLTPDVFAWAEQEWGLQIHDHFGQTEVGMPAGFPHHPEAAIPVEAATMGRNFPGWSLTALSLHEDAPAPTGEVGRLAVSIPGSPFFTFTGYGADRSNRGDRFSSDGEYYLSGDLVTIDETGLIHFSSRDDDVILMAGYRIGPFDVESALGTHPAVQECAVVAAPDEMRGEVIQAFVVVTPETVAGEELLKELQDWVKKEYATHAYPRRIEFVTALPKTPSGKVQRTVLRKGLSPMEATVD